A portion of the Verrucomicrobiota bacterium genome contains these proteins:
- a CDS encoding SagB/ThcOx family dehydrogenase produces the protein MKAIVAFACTAAVLLIAASCGTSETDRAPETRKLPEPSLKGTLSVEEALATRRSVRALAGRALSDEQLAQILWAAQGITQKDRGLRTAPSAGALYPIEIYVFLSDGVWRYSPQTHTLTLQVKGDQRDALSKAALGQGSVSANGVVILIAADIGRTMSKYGERARQYVHIEVGCVCQNVLLQVTALGLVGVPVGAFTEAEVKRVAALPEAQTPQLLIPLGFRRE, from the coding sequence ATGAAAGCCATCGTTGCGTTCGCATGCACTGCCGCCGTTCTGCTCATCGCCGCGTCGTGCGGCACGTCGGAGACCGATCGGGCGCCGGAGACGCGCAAGCTCCCGGAGCCGTCACTCAAGGGCACGTTGAGTGTCGAGGAGGCGCTTGCCACGCGCCGCTCGGTGCGCGCACTGGCTGGCCGCGCGCTTAGCGACGAGCAACTCGCCCAGATCCTGTGGGCCGCCCAAGGCATCACGCAGAAAGACCGCGGCCTGCGCACGGCGCCGTCGGCGGGGGCGCTGTACCCGATCGAGATCTACGTCTTCCTCAGCGACGGCGTGTGGCGCTACTCGCCGCAGACGCACACGCTCACGCTGCAGGTGAAGGGTGACCAGCGCGACGCGCTCTCCAAGGCCGCGCTCGGCCAAGGCTCGGTGAGTGCCAACGGCGTGGTGATCCTCATCGCCGCCGACATTGGCCGCACGATGAGCAAGTACGGCGAGCGCGCCAGGCAGTACGTCCATATCGAGGTCGGCTGCGTCTGCCAGAACGTGCTCCTGCAGGTCACCGCGCTCGGGCTCGTCGGGGTGCCCGTCGGCGCGTTCACCGAGGCCGAGGTCAAACGCGTCGCCGCGCTCCCCGAAGCGCAGACGCCCCAGCTCCTCATCCCGCTGGGATTCAGGAGGGAGTAA
- a CDS encoding DUF362 domain-containing protein translates to MTKKTAKEPSPKRKTKPKASEVLFAPVGYELAEAGQTLPARFERLLDRLDFGAAVKDKRVAVKMHLGGGVGYTTIHPLFVRILIRKIKEAGGRPFVTDLGYDVASAVSRGYTQEVIGAPLVPATGQGDKYFYAKKVSLKTLKEIRIAGEIHDADVLINLSHTKGHGACGYGGACKNIAMGCVTGQTRGAIHALEGGMTWNAEICTHCEACIRACRYNANRFTKDGEYRVFYHNCVYCMHCVAACPVEAITLDPGGFKTFQEGMALATDVVLKTFNPGAVFHINVLLQVTYLCDCWGFSTPALVPDVGILASRDMVAIEKASLDLLDADDVLPNSLPKGRELGKKGHLFERIHQKDPFVQLRALERRGLGTQRYTLVEVK, encoded by the coding sequence ATGACAAAGAAGACAGCCAAGGAACCGAGCCCCAAGAGAAAGACGAAGCCGAAGGCCTCAGAGGTGTTGTTTGCCCCGGTGGGGTACGAGTTGGCAGAGGCGGGCCAGACGCTGCCGGCGCGCTTCGAGCGGCTGCTGGACAGGCTCGATTTCGGCGCAGCGGTCAAAGACAAGCGCGTAGCGGTCAAGATGCACCTCGGCGGCGGTGTCGGCTACACGACCATCCATCCGCTGTTCGTGCGCATCCTCATCCGCAAGATTAAGGAGGCGGGCGGGCGGCCGTTCGTGACCGATCTCGGTTACGACGTGGCAAGCGCGGTGTCGCGCGGCTACACGCAGGAGGTCATCGGCGCGCCGCTCGTGCCGGCGACTGGCCAGGGCGACAAGTACTTCTACGCAAAGAAGGTCAGTCTCAAGACGCTGAAGGAAATCCGGATCGCGGGCGAGATCCACGACGCCGATGTGCTCATCAACCTGTCGCACACCAAAGGTCACGGCGCGTGCGGCTACGGCGGGGCGTGCAAGAACATCGCCATGGGCTGCGTCACGGGCCAGACGCGCGGCGCCATCCATGCGCTTGAGGGCGGCATGACGTGGAACGCCGAGATCTGCACACATTGCGAGGCGTGCATCCGCGCGTGCCGCTATAACGCGAACAGGTTCACAAAGGACGGCGAGTACCGCGTTTTCTACCACAACTGCGTCTATTGCATGCACTGCGTGGCGGCGTGCCCCGTTGAGGCGATCACGCTCGATCCGGGCGGGTTCAAGACGTTCCAGGAAGGCATGGCGCTCGCGACCGACGTGGTGCTCAAGACCTTCAATCCAGGCGCGGTGTTCCACATCAACGTGCTCTTGCAGGTAACGTATCTGTGCGATTGCTGGGGCTTTTCGACGCCCGCCCTTGTGCCCGACGTGGGCATCCTCGCCTCGCGCGACATGGTGGCCATCGAGAAGGCGTCCCTCGACCTGCTCGATGCCGACGACGTGCTGCCCAACTCGCTGCCCAAAGGCCGCGAGCTCGGAAAGAAAGGCCACCTGTTCGAGCGCATCCACCAGAAGGACCCGTTCGTCCAGCTCCGTGCCCTCGAGCGCCGCGGCCTCGGCACACAGCGCTACACGCTCGTCGAGGTGAAGTAG
- the maf gene encoding septum formation protein Maf: MKQPRVLLASASPERRRILERLGLAFDVMATGVAEDNDAALAPRELVVRHANAKADAALAMSPGHGVVIACDTVAECAGKVLGSPRTDDEARAMLRELAGRTHAIVSGLVVAMGNGRRATRVVETGVMFRAYDDATIDAYVRTGEPLHKAGAYGIQGLGALLVERVAGSHTNVQGLPVEALADCLAELGYDLMALVAPGTLQIERP, translated from the coding sequence ATGAAGCAGCCGCGCGTTCTACTCGCTTCCGCGTCGCCGGAACGGCGGCGCATCCTCGAACGGCTCGGGCTGGCGTTCGACGTGATGGCCACAGGCGTGGCCGAGGACAACGACGCCGCGCTGGCGCCGCGCGAGCTCGTCGTCCGCCACGCGAACGCCAAGGCCGATGCCGCGCTCGCTATGTCGCCCGGCCACGGTGTTGTGATCGCGTGCGATACGGTCGCCGAATGCGCCGGCAAGGTGCTCGGCTCGCCGCGCACGGACGACGAGGCGCGCGCCATGCTTCGCGAGCTCGCGGGCCGCACGCACGCGATCGTCAGCGGGCTGGTTGTTGCGATGGGAAACGGCCGGCGCGCGACACGCGTCGTCGAGACGGGCGTCATGTTCCGCGCCTACGACGACGCGACCATCGACGCCTACGTCCGCACGGGCGAGCCGCTGCACAAGGCGGGCGCCTACGGCATCCAGGGCCTTGGCGCGCTGCTCGTCGAGCGTGTCGCCGGCTCGCATACCAACGTCCAGGGGCTGCCCGTCGAGGCGCTCGCCGACTGTCTCGCCGAACTCGGCTACGACCTCATGGCCCTCGTCGCGCCCGGCACACTCCAGATCGAGCGGCCATGA
- a CDS encoding succinate dehydrogenase iron-sulfur subunit — protein MKVRFKIQRFDPTTDTKPRYQAYEVEADETDRVLDCMHTILWEQDGTLAFRRSCSHGVCGSDAMRINRKNRLACQTLVQDLDTRRPIVIEPIPYLPIVKDLVVDMTDFFRKYEVVKPYLISKTPPPPTERLQSPEERALIDEAAKCILCGACTTGCPSNWSDPNYLGPAALLKAYRFIFDSRDEGAAERLSVLDDQHGLWRCHSIFNCVEVCPKEINVTWHISKLKMRAALRET, from the coding sequence ATGAAAGTCAGATTCAAGATCCAGCGGTTCGATCCGACAACGGACACAAAGCCTCGCTACCAGGCCTACGAGGTCGAGGCCGACGAGACCGACCGCGTACTCGACTGCATGCACACGATCCTATGGGAGCAGGACGGTACGCTGGCGTTCCGGCGCTCGTGCAGCCACGGCGTGTGCGGCTCCGACGCGATGCGCATCAACCGCAAGAACCGGCTTGCCTGCCAGACGCTGGTGCAGGACCTCGACACGCGCCGGCCGATCGTCATCGAGCCGATCCCGTACCTGCCGATCGTCAAAGACCTTGTCGTCGACATGACCGACTTCTTCCGCAAGTACGAGGTCGTCAAGCCCTACCTGATCAGCAAGACCCCGCCGCCGCCCACCGAGCGCCTGCAGTCGCCCGAGGAGCGCGCGCTCATTGACGAGGCGGCCAAATGCATTCTCTGCGGCGCGTGCACGACGGGCTGCCCGTCAAACTGGAGCGATCCGAACTACCTCGGGCCCGCCGCGCTGCTCAAGGCCTACCGCTTCATCTTCGACAGCCGTGACGAGGGCGCCGCCGAGCGCCTCAGCGTGCTCGACGACCAGCACGGCCTGTGGCGCTGCCACTCCATCTTCAACTGCGTCGAGGTCTGCCCCAAGGAAATCAACGTCACCTGGCACATCTCCAAGCTCAAAATGAGGGCGGCGCTCAGGGAGACGTGA
- a CDS encoding FAD-binding protein: RSITTEILEGRGIGGKDYVYLDMRHLGAQKIMERLPDVHSFIRTYLGIDCIDKPVPIQPTAHYMMGGIPTDVHGQVKGGDAKDQDVIGLFAAGECACVSVHGGNRLGTNSLLEACLFGKRTGQHLLDWLHEAKRSPLPAEPLARIKERIARFKAAPGGETQGAVRRDLKHLMREHCGVFRTRELLIEGLEQLRALKARFAKIKPSTNNGQPYNLDLKETIELENTMTYAEVMMTGAIAREESRGGHSRRDFPKRDDVKWMKHTIAHKQPDGTIKLTYSPVALGEFEPMERKY, from the coding sequence CGCTCGATCACGACCGAGATCCTCGAGGGCCGCGGCATCGGCGGCAAAGACTACGTCTACCTCGACATGCGGCACCTGGGCGCGCAGAAGATCATGGAGCGGCTGCCCGACGTGCACAGCTTCATCCGCACCTACCTCGGCATCGACTGCATCGACAAGCCAGTGCCCATTCAGCCGACGGCCCACTACATGATGGGCGGCATCCCGACCGACGTACACGGCCAGGTCAAGGGCGGTGATGCCAAGGACCAGGACGTGATCGGGCTGTTCGCCGCCGGCGAGTGTGCCTGTGTCAGCGTGCACGGCGGCAACCGGCTCGGCACGAACTCGCTTCTCGAGGCGTGCCTGTTCGGCAAACGCACGGGCCAGCACCTGCTCGACTGGCTCCACGAGGCGAAGCGTTCGCCGCTGCCGGCCGAGCCGTTGGCCCGCATCAAGGAGCGGATCGCGCGGTTCAAGGCGGCGCCGGGCGGCGAGACCCAGGGCGCCGTTCGTCGCGACCTCAAGCACCTGATGCGCGAGCACTGCGGCGTGTTCCGCACGAGGGAGCTGCTCATCGAGGGCCTCGAGCAGCTCAGGGCGCTCAAGGCACGGTTCGCCAAGATCAAGCCGTCGACGAACAACGGCCAGCCCTACAACCTCGACCTCAAGGAAACGATCGAGCTCGAGAACACGATGACGTACGCCGAGGTGATGATGACCGGCGCGATCGCGCGCGAGGAGAGCCGCGGCGGCCACTCCCGCCGCGACTTCCCCAAGCGTGACGACGTCAAGTGGATGAAGCATACAATCGCGCACAAGCAGCCCGACGGCACGATCAAGCTGACGTACTCGCCCGTGGCGCTCGGCGAGTTCGAGCCGATGGAGCGGAAGTACTAG
- the dusB gene encoding tRNA dihydrouridine synthase DusB, with the protein MSLRIGTLQLESNLALAPLAGYADLPFRRIVRELGGLGLATTELVSARGLLKGTGRSHEIAATGAGDRPLAVQLYGVEAEYMARAAQWAAANGADVIDINMGCPVKKVMRHGAGAAILKKPDDALAVAKRIVEAVTVPVTVKMRLGYSPNEFVARELAPRLRDAGVAAITIHGRYATQKYTGEVDLDGIRAVVEATVGVPVYGNGDVRTPDDAVRMLEATGCAGVSIGRGALADPWIFRDTHALLTTGRLPEPPSEQERADLIWRHFLATVEARGERCACLQFRKWLARYARKLRRLKDHRTMVTTLSSADELKAVLAPSE; encoded by the coding sequence ATGAGCCTTCGCATCGGGACGCTTCAACTCGAGTCGAACCTCGCCCTTGCGCCGCTGGCGGGATACGCCGATCTGCCGTTTCGACGCATTGTGCGCGAGCTCGGTGGGCTGGGTCTGGCCACGACGGAGCTCGTCAGCGCGCGCGGCCTGCTGAAAGGCACCGGGCGCTCGCACGAGATCGCCGCTACGGGTGCCGGCGACCGCCCGCTCGCGGTCCAGCTCTACGGTGTTGAGGCCGAGTACATGGCGCGCGCTGCGCAATGGGCCGCCGCGAACGGCGCCGACGTGATCGACATCAACATGGGCTGCCCCGTCAAGAAGGTCATGCGCCACGGCGCGGGCGCGGCGATCCTCAAGAAACCCGACGACGCGCTCGCAGTCGCCAAACGCATCGTCGAGGCCGTCACCGTGCCCGTCACGGTGAAGATGAGACTGGGCTACTCGCCTAACGAATTCGTGGCGCGCGAGTTGGCGCCGAGACTGCGTGATGCCGGCGTCGCCGCGATCACCATCCACGGCCGGTACGCGACGCAGAAGTACACGGGCGAGGTCGACCTCGACGGCATCCGCGCCGTCGTCGAAGCCACCGTTGGGGTTCCCGTCTACGGCAACGGCGACGTGCGCACGCCGGACGACGCGGTGCGCATGCTCGAGGCCACCGGCTGCGCGGGCGTCTCGATCGGCCGCGGTGCGCTCGCCGATCCATGGATCTTCCGCGACACCCACGCCCTGCTCACCACCGGCCGCCTGCCCGAACCGCCAAGTGAGCAGGAACGCGCCGATCTCATCTGGCGCCACTTCCTCGCCACCGTCGAGGCCCGCGGCGAGCGCTGCGCCTGTCTCCAGTTCCGCAAGTGGCTCGCCCGCTACGCCCGCAAGCTCCGCCGCCTCAAAGACCACCGCACGATGGTCACCACGCTCAGTTCCGCTGACGAGCTCAAAGCCGTCCTCGCACCGAGTGAGTAG
- a CDS encoding DUF3800 domain-containing protein, translating into MHLFYIDDSRDERSTVFSALSIPSEAWRQAFALVRQFRRDLKTSHGLYVHKELHATDFVAGRGHVSDRVVTKYERSRIFRQVLSLVPSLPGAALFNAVAPKSKETWAFERLVNRIDRTLRTWGSQGILFVDRGKEVVYTRLVRKMGVFNPIPSAYGTWDGAAERFRNIPIERVIEDPVFKDSQQSYFIQLVDFAAFSLLRRENQIASRNRYDIQTAFELLGPILVRQASRRDSEGIIRI; encoded by the coding sequence ATGCATCTCTTCTACATCGACGATTCGAGGGATGAACGGTCCACTGTCTTCTCAGCCCTCTCAATCCCGTCTGAAGCGTGGCGGCAGGCGTTTGCACTGGTTAGGCAGTTCCGGCGCGATCTGAAAACGAGCCATGGCCTGTATGTGCACAAGGAGCTCCATGCGACAGACTTCGTCGCCGGACGAGGACACGTGTCAGATCGGGTTGTGACCAAGTACGAGAGGTCTCGAATCTTCCGACAGGTATTGTCCCTTGTCCCTTCTCTCCCGGGGGCGGCCCTATTCAACGCGGTTGCCCCGAAAAGCAAGGAGACGTGGGCATTCGAGCGCTTGGTGAACAGGATCGACCGAACGCTCAGAACCTGGGGTAGCCAGGGAATCCTCTTCGTGGATCGCGGCAAAGAGGTCGTGTACACACGGCTCGTCAGGAAGATGGGCGTGTTCAACCCCATCCCGAGCGCGTACGGCACTTGGGACGGCGCGGCCGAGCGCTTCAGGAACATCCCGATCGAGCGGGTCATCGAGGACCCGGTTTTCAAGGACTCACAGCAGTCGTACTTCATCCAGCTCGTGGACTTCGCGGCGTTCAGTCTTCTTAGAAGGGAAAACCAGATCGCATCAAGGAATCGATACGACATCCAAACAGCATTTGAGCTGCTTGGTCCAATCCTTGTCCGCCAGGCGAGCAGGAGAGATTCGGAGGGGATCATTCGCATATGA